From the Rhinopithecus roxellana isolate Shanxi Qingling chromosome 5, ASM756505v1, whole genome shotgun sequence genome, the window TCCTCACCGTCATGGCCTATGATCGGTATGTGGCCATTTGTAAACCCCTACAGTACATGATAGTGATGAACTGGAAGGTATGCATGCTGCTGGCTGTGGCCCTCTGGACAGGAGGGACCATCCACTCCATAGCCCTCACCTCCCTCACCATCAAGCTGCCCTACTGTGGTCCTGATGAGATTGACAACTTCTTCTGTGATGTACCTCAGGTGATCAAGCTGGCCTGCAGTGACACCCACGTCATTGAGATCCTCATAGTCTCCAACAGTGGACTGATCTCTGTGGTCTGTTTTGTGGTCCTGGTGGTGTCCTACGCAGTCATCCTGGTGAGTCTGAGGCAGCAGATCTCCAAGGGCAGGCGGAAGGCCCTGTCCACCTGTGCAGCCCATCTCGCCGTAGTTACACTGTTCCTGGGACACTGCATCTTCATCTATTCCCGCCCATCCACCAGCCTCCCAGAGGACAAGGTGGTATCTGTGTTTTTCACTGCAGTCACCCCCCTGCTGAACCCCATTATCTATACCCTtaggaatgaagaaatgaagagtgCCTTCAACAAGTTagtggggagaaaggagaggaaagaagaaaaatgaaaatgtctacGTCCTTAGGATATGTGGTGCTCCAAATTAAAGAAATGCCTTGCAAAGAATAAGTTACATACCATATTTATCAAACTGTGAGACTTATAAAATTATCCTTGGTCCAATATCCGACAGTCATAGCAATCATTATGGTTATTAATATCTTCTCTGTGCTGGAAATTATTCTAGGCACTGTGCAtttacttaattctcacaactttgaaaggtagatattattatgcTTGTTTGTACATGAAGAAATTAAAGCTTGAAGAGAGCAAATAACACACCCAAACTCACTCAGCTAGAAAACAATGAAGGCAGCATGTGAACCCAAGTGTATCAACTTAAACTCAAGCTGTTATCACAACATATACTgcctctttctgcttttctgttgGAGGGATAACCAAGGTCTAAACAAACCTTTAGATTTCTGGGCAGCCCTTGCCTGCATCATTCACCCAGATGCTTACATAAACGGCTTAGCAAACACTAGTGAAGCAGACGAAGTGAGTTTCCACATGACTTTAGTGACGGAGAAAGAAGACTTTGAGCAGGTGAAGTTACTGACACTCTCAAGTATCCAGGCAAAATCTACCATCCCAGCAATGAAATTGGGATAtcttattattcattcatttgacaaatatttactgagcacttattacATGCCAGATACTAGGTTTATAGCCATGAATAAGACATACATATAGTCCTTCCTTCATGGAGTTTAGGGTCtagtgaaaatagaaaacaaaaatatgaacaaacaAATTTTAACTACAGATTGTGATAAATGCTATAAAACAGTAGGGTGCTGCTAGAGAGTATGGAAGAGACTTGCTTTAAATTAAGTGGTCAAGGATGGCCTCTCTGAGGAAgttacatttaagattaaaagGAGCCAACCATGAGAAAAGAGAGGTGATGGACATTCTAGGCAGGGAAAATGGCCAGTGCAAAGATCTATGCTGGGAAAGACCTTGGCTTGTTCAAGAAAGTAAATGATCAGTGTGATTACAGCTTAGACTATAAGGCAGAGAGTAGCAAGAGAGTGATGTCAGAGAGCTAAAAAGAA encodes:
- the LOC104656249 gene encoding olfactory receptor 4E1 produces the protein MEEAVLLNQTSLVTYFRLRGFSVNQKAQIAMFSMFLIFYVLTLIGNILIIITIIYDHRLHIPMYFFLSNLSFIDVCHSTVTVPKMLRDTLSKEKLISFDACVTQMFFLHLSACTEIFLLTVMAYDRYVAICKPLQYMIVMNWKVCMLLAVALWTGGTIHSIALTSLTIKLPYCGPDEIDNFFCDVPQVIKLACSDTHVIEILIVSNSGLISVVCFVVLVVSYAVILVSLRQQISKGRRKALSTCAAHLAVVTLFLGHCIFIYSRPSTSLPEDKVVSVFFTAVTPLLNPIIYTLRNEEMKSAFNKLVGRKERKEEK